Sequence from the Sanguibacter keddieii DSM 10542 genome:
CTCCAGGAGTCCGGACGCGGTGCGATCCTGACCGTGCCGAAGAAGCGTCAGCACCTCGTCGGCAAGGCCGAGAAGATCCTGATCGTCGAGGGCACCAAGCAGACCATCGCCGCCGACATCTACCTGCCTGCGGACTGGCTGGTCATCGGCATCCAGGGGTGCCGCAACTTCTCCAAGGCGGGCGTCCCGCTCCCCGAGATCGGCAAGCTGGTGACGGTGAATGCCGAGGTCATCATCGCTTTCGACGCGGACGTCAAGTCGAACCTCAACGTCTGGACAGCCGCGTCCGACCTTCAGGCACACCTGCACACGAACCTCGGCACCCAGAAGGCGAAGATCGCGAGCATCGGTGGCGGGTCCAAGATGGGCCTCGACGACGCACTCGGGTCGAACCCCGTGTCTGAGAACCGCACGGGCCAGCTCATGCGGATCATCGAGGCCGCGACGACGTCGCTCGGCCGCAAGCCAGCGAAGAAGAAGGCGGCACCTCGCAAGTCCATCGGCGCCTCGATGGCTGGCGTGGTCATGGACTGGGAGGCCGGTCAGATCACAGAGCGCGCGACCCAGGACGCCGACGGCACTATGCACCCTGGCGAGCTGCTCGCCGACTTCGCGATCCGCACGACCGCAACTTGGAGTGGGCGCGACGACCTGAACCCCCACCGCGAGACCGGTGGGTCCACCTTCGACCCGTACCACTCGATGATCATCGCCACCGGCAGTGGCGACGACCGCATCGAGGTCGAGCTCCCTCGCGTGCCGGAGAACCGTCGCCGTGACATCCCCTGGCTCCTGAGCCAGGCTGGCGCGGAGTTCACGACCCTCTACTACTGCGAGCGGCCGGGCCAGCTCGCGGACATTCGCTCCGCGATCCGCTCGTCGATCACCGACGACAAGCTCAATGCTGCCGAGTATCGCCGAACTGGTTGGGTCGACGACGAGGTGCACGGTGTCGCCTACCTGCACAACGGCCTGGCCCTTTCATCCTCTGGCTTCGTCCGTGGCATGAGGTCCAAGCTCAACGACGGGGTCTTCTCCCAGATCGCGTACCCGGACCCTCTCTGGAGCTTCGACCGCCAGACGATCGACAGCGCGACGGTCACTGCGATCGATGAGGCACTGGGGGCACTGCAACACTTCGCTGACCCGACGGCCTTCTACGCGATCGAGGGCAACTATTTCTGGGGGGTCATGGGTGGGCCACAGCGCGGAGCGGTCGCAGCCATCGGTAAGCCTGGCTCAGGTAAGTCCACGATCGCAGCCCTCGTCAGGAGCCGCTCCGGCAAGGCGTTCGCTCGCGGTCAGATGATCTCTGCCAGCTCGACCGCGAAGGCGCTGGCTGACGCGGGCGCGGGCGTCCACCAGGGGCAGGTCATCATTGACGACATGTGGAAGGTCGGCGACAGCAAGGATGCCAGGGAAGGCCACTCCGCGGCTGCTTCGCAGATTGCTCGCCGCGTGTATGACGGCGCCGGTGCAGGGCGAGCCCGTCTGGCGGAGGGCGTCGACGGCGAGTACAACACTCGGCGCCCGCACGGCTCGGCGCCCGCTTTCGTCCTCCTGGGTGAGAGTATCCCCGCCCCCGGCAAGGAAGGGCTGCCGGTGAGCGCTCAGGAGCGACTCCTCGTGGTTCGCATCGACCGGGAGACCACGCTCGCCGACGCGGACGGTACAAGCGCACGAGCACTGGAGAAGCTCGCCGCGAGCGGGGACATGAACTTGTCTTCCGCCGCGTTCATTCAGTGGTGCGCGAAGTCCATCGAAGCGATGGGGGGACTGGAGGCTTGGCAGTCCCATCTCGCTGACCGTCGAGCTCGAATGGAGACGCAGATCGAGCGCAGGCAGCAGTCTGCGATCCCTACAACGCGAGCACGCGAGGTCCTGGCCAGCGTACTGGTCGGGTACGAGGCATACCTGCGATTCGCGACTGAGTGCGGACGACTCACCAAGCAGGAGGCGACGGAGATCTTCAGCGACGCCGCCGATCGCCTGTGCGCCGCCCAGGCAGCGCACGTTGCAGACCTCTCCACCGCCGAGACGCTCATCGACAGCCTCCGCTCCGCCGTCGCTTCGGGTCGCGCGGTCATCGATGGCGAGTCTTCTTCGGTCGACAAGATCATCGTCGGTCGCGAGTACACACCTCGTGGCACGGACACCCGGATGGTCGCGTTCCTCCCCGACGAGGTCGCGCGTGTGCTCGGCGTATCGATCGCCGAGGCACGCAAGGGCCTGAAGGACGTGTCAGTGCCTGACCCGAAGGGTGCCGCGACCTGGACGGTCGCGTTCGGCTCCAAGTCATCGGCTCGCCTGTATGCCGTCCCGATGGAGATCTGGAACCCCGGTGCGGAGGACGAGGAGCCGGCTCCGGCGGTGGACTTCTGATGACGTGACCGTGTGACCGGCAGGGGGTCGGGCACACGGTCACCGAAACTGGTTCAAGAAAGTTCTTGACTCTTCGGCGTGTCGCGGGGATAATGTCGCGCCGTGTGCTATAATGGATACAAGGCGCACGAAAGCGCGTCTCATCTGGATGAACCGGGTTATTTCTGCTGCCCCGGGACGCCGAGCGGAGGCTGGTGACCGCCGCTCGGCTCATCTGATGCCGCACCCCCGCCCCGGTCTCCTTGCCGGAGTGCGGGGGTGCCTCACATCTCACGCCGATCAGCCTGCGGGCCGGTCGGCGTTTTCCATGCGCGAAAGCGCTCACGAACAAGCCGCCCCGGCATCAGGCCGGGGCGGCACTACACCCCGCCGACCGCGCACTGATGCGCGGTCCGAGCCCGCCGCTAGGCCCCATATCAAGTGGGCGCACGCCGGGGCGCGACCCGGCACACCGGTCCAGGCCAACAGCCGCCGTCCGACCGGCAGGCCGGTCCACGGCCGACACGGCCCAGCCCGACGGTCAGTACGACGAACCCCCACCGTCCGGTCCGCACGGACACACCATCTCAGTCCACGGGCCACCCCATGAACCACCGCACGGTCCGCTCACTGCCGACCGCACGGTCCAGACCACCCGTCCACCCCATCGCTGCGCGTGAGCCGAACCACGGCACACAACACAACCTGGCCGCTCAGTCCAGCCCACGCGCAGCGAACACCCCAGACAAGGAGGCTCCAGCAACACCGCGCGCAGCCCGCCCGCTGCGCAGTCCAAGCGCTCGACCTGCACCGGTGGCGATCATCCACCGTGGTCTGCGCACCCACTCACCCCTCCGGCCCGTGAGCACACGAAGATCCGGGCCGGAGGGGCCAACCCCATCAACACGCGCTCCGCACTGGCCGGTACGACGACGGCCTGGCGCCCGAGCCGATGACACGCCCCCTCTCCCATCGAGCTGTTCCGCGCACGAGCGACCCGGCCGTCGGCGACACACCTTCTGGCCCTCCGGGCGGCGTGTTCAGCGCGCTGATCGAGGCAGGCGTCAGAGAGGGGAGAGCCACCCACCCCCGGTCCGTGCAGTCGCTCTGGGGGATATCACGATATTGAGAATCATTCCTATCAGTCTTGAAGTGCCAATTCCCACACCCCTGAACCACCTCCCGAGGAGGACATCATGCGCACGACCACCGTCGCCACAGCCGCCCTGGCTGTCGCCCTTCTCGTGGGCATTCCGACCGCAGCTAGCGCGTCCATCGACGCCCCACCGATCGTCACCGCGCAGGACACGAGCGTGTCCATCGCGCCCGGACAGGACGCGTTCGTCGACACAAGCGTGCTCACCGGAGGCACTGAGTACCCCGGTCTGTACGGCGACAAGGTGATCGTCGAGAGCGGTGCGTGCACGGCCGAGTGGGACTACGAGGCTGGCCATGACGGTGTCACGATCACCGCGCCTGCTGAGGGGGGTGACTGCGTCGTCACGTTCCAGCCTCATTCAACAATGACGTCAACCCTCGCGGAGATTCCCGGGCGCATCACGGTGACCAGCGCGGTGCCGGTTGTCGCTCCCCCGGCCGCCAGTTCACCTGCGCCGGTCCCGGTCCCGGCCGGACCGATCGACGACGGCACCGGTATTGACGAGCCGGTCGCCGACCCTGCCCCTGGCGCGCAGGCGCCGTCACGGTCCGCACCGCCTACCTGGCAGACGGTCCTGGCCCTCGCGCTCGCGTCGATCGTCACGCTCGGCACCTCGGGTGTTGCGCTCGCACGCGCCCGGCGCCCCGACAACAGCTACGCAGACGAGGAGATCTACTGATGCGCATCCCCCTCCGGCAGGCCCCTCCTG
This genomic interval carries:
- a CDS encoding DUF3854 domain-containing protein, with protein sequence MSNTSTAPAPVAITRPTRIIAPHVDMLRKSGISEEEALARGIFSCMGPNDLDKTTLSHHGGGALTGLVFPLTEADGTTSYQMRLDDQHVTEARGKYLQESGRGAILTVPKKRQHLVGKAEKILIVEGTKQTIAADIYLPADWLVIGIQGCRNFSKAGVPLPEIGKLVTVNAEVIIAFDADVKSNLNVWTAASDLQAHLHTNLGTQKAKIASIGGGSKMGLDDALGSNPVSENRTGQLMRIIEAATTSLGRKPAKKKAAPRKSIGASMAGVVMDWEAGQITERATQDADGTMHPGELLADFAIRTTATWSGRDDLNPHRETGGSTFDPYHSMIIATGSGDDRIEVELPRVPENRRRDIPWLLSQAGAEFTTLYYCERPGQLADIRSAIRSSITDDKLNAAEYRRTGWVDDEVHGVAYLHNGLALSSSGFVRGMRSKLNDGVFSQIAYPDPLWSFDRQTIDSATVTAIDEALGALQHFADPTAFYAIEGNYFWGVMGGPQRGAVAAIGKPGSGKSTIAALVRSRSGKAFARGQMISASSTAKALADAGAGVHQGQVIIDDMWKVGDSKDAREGHSAAASQIARRVYDGAGAGRARLAEGVDGEYNTRRPHGSAPAFVLLGESIPAPGKEGLPVSAQERLLVVRIDRETTLADADGTSARALEKLAASGDMNLSSAAFIQWCAKSIEAMGGLEAWQSHLADRRARMETQIERRQQSAIPTTRAREVLASVLVGYEAYLRFATECGRLTKQEATEIFSDAADRLCAAQAAHVADLSTAETLIDSLRSAVASGRAVIDGESSSVDKIIVGREYTPRGTDTRMVAFLPDEVARVLGVSIAEARKGLKDVSVPDPKGAATWTVAFGSKSSARLYAVPMEIWNPGAEDEEPAPAVDF